GTCactttttgcttcttttctttggGTGTGATTTTTAAGACGGGGTTTATGTCGCTGCTTAAGATGTGTATTTTACGTCTTGACACTAACAGATGAATAAAATgtgaaggtgtggaggagaCAGAAGCGGACATATTTGTAGTGCTTTATGAAGGATCGTCTTTCTACTTCCTGTCTCAGCTTGTTCACAATGACGAGCTTAAGCTCCCACAGCTTCTTATTTCACGGTCGTCTTGAACGATGTTTAAGTTATTATGATATCACCTAAAATGCACGTGCgttcatttctcctctctgcgatgaatgaaaacatgtatgaagggaaaatgttttaatctgtATCACTTCTTGTCATTcctactttatttattctcctgTCCTGCTGAGTAATATAGATTCCATATTATATTgattattgtgtttgttttctttgtcgtTTATTTATCTGTAAAGTGTATAAAATGATTATTTCACTGCCTGCAGCTGTcactagggggcagcagagCCTCGAGCACACTGTAGCATGAGAGAAGAAATGAtcgtttctctttgttttcttttaagacTTTCTGGAATATAAATccaataaaatgattttaagtGTTATTGTCTCTTACACCGATCAGATGATGAATATTTACAGCTCATTGGCTGATAGAGTTTTTATTTCAGCAAAGGGAGATCAGGGCCACTGAAAATATATTACTTTTGATTTCCGATATTTATTACAAAATTAGATTTCTGATTTTAATTCCAgaaatcatattttatttttccagagATAGATTTCTGACTATGaagtcattttaaataataGAATAAATAGATAAAAGTCAGATTTCTCACTCTGGAAAAGTCAACATTCAGGGGGCTAACCCTAAACCCTCTGAATTTAAAGTCAGAACTTTGAAAATTGTAATTTAACCTAAAAAACTGATCTCAGAATTCCCGCCCTTTTTTCGGAATAATAATTAATTCGTAATCAGATTTCTAACTGAAAAATATTATTGTGTATTATAAAAACAGATCATAAAATCTCCCTTTATGACGCTGTACTGCTATCTAGCCCCAGTGGCCTAATGGATAAGGCACTGGCCTCCTAagccagggattgtgggttcgagtcccaTCTGGGGTggaagtttttttcttctcattttgaaaaaagactTGATGTATAACACCGTAACCTTCATCATGTGACTCATATGTCCGTTATGTGTGTctaaagtcacacaaacacacggcgTGTCCTTCAGCtcgcagccaatcagaagccgTTCCGCTCTGTTGCTACTCAGATTTCCAGAGAAATTCCCTCCGACACATGACTAACTATTTCCTCTTCGtcctataaaaacaacaacaccttTAGGGAAGTAGTTAGTCAGTGTGTGCAGCGTGTTTAGCGTTAACTCTTTCACCCGCCATGTTGTCACTAAAGAAgagtttttatgtgtttgttttatttttcgcGGGGACGACCTCCGTGTGTGCTGACAGTAAGTAGGTCACTTTCACGTCttaccctgtgtgtgtgtgtgtgtgtgtgtgtgtgtgtgtgtgtgttacagtcgTTATGATATGAACTCAAACCACCTGCCAgctgaataaatgtgtttacagtCTTTAATGGTTTACACTGCAGGACAGAGTTTTACGGAGCCCCGGAAGGTCCAAAAAGTAAACAACGTTTGAGACACAttagaccagtggttcccaaagtgggggtcgcgGCCCACTGGGGGGATCGCGGAACACTGTTAGGGGGGTCGCGAGATTCCTTtcaaaaaaaatatgaacatgGTTTAAAATTGGATATTTCACAGATTCATTTGAAAATACAGTAGGTTAAAAAAGTAGTCTTAAAGTAgtcttacaataaattacaaaaataatatgatggtgtttgggctattgtttgctgttttaatgCCAGTGTTTTGACCTAGTGTGTCAAATGTGGGGTCCCAAGTATCTATCACCGTCATAATGGGGGTCgcaagctgaaaagtttgggaacccctgcatTAGACCACCTGAGGGTTTTAACCTCTAAGGAGCCGCTGAAATGctaaaacagttttgttttttaatatactAGCCTACCTTATTATTATACCCTGTGCGCAGAAGTTAGACGATATGTTGCACAAGATATTAACTTCTTAAGTTGAAGTTCTCTAAATTGTCATTTGAACTACACAAAGTAGGCTACACAACTGCAGAGACTTGCTGACCCTAAACCCTCACCCGTTTTTATTGATTCTGCACTACAGGAACTaagaactattttagttcctagaacccgtttagaggaacctttttagttCCTGCTTCAGATTAGGTATCATGGCGGTGCAAATGctgacaagaaaaaaagtcttcatgCTGTGTAGTTCTCAGGAAACTCCCCAGTGagtagttcctcttcaaaaagtccccagaactgtttggtccgaAAACAGCTAATGGTACCTTCTCTGAAGCAGGCGCTAAAAAGGTTCCACTAAGGGCTTCTAGGAGCTTAAATACTTCCTAGGGTTAGGGTTCCTGCTGTgcagaatcaataaaaacagggggAGGGTTCCAACATTTCCTTGAACTATGAAAAAGCACCTACGGTCTAAAAAAGCCTTTTGTTGAGTCGTTAAAGGGGAACTCCCTAGTGAATAGTTCCTCTTCCAAAATATCCCCAGCTTGGGTCTGAAACTCCTGATGAGATGAAAAGTTGTTCCTCTACAGAAGACAATTAAGAACTAAAAATGAAGAACGTAGGAATATGATATGAGATGAAATACAAAGACACGAAGGTGGTTATAGATAGACCGAGAcgtacctgagaccagagtccaaccactttttgaaggtctcgtctctgaatccaaagcatttttactcggtctcagactgggtggtctctggattttaaaatcaagaccaccactgattggctattttttcACTGTCATTACTGATTATAGATCATAAGGAAAaagcctctttctaaaagaacaaatcacttcatttcattcatagtttgatttttatcagaatcagaatctgggtttattgccaagtacatttacacataaaggaatttgacttggtgtattggtgctaaacaattaacaaggaaataaaacagaactaacaacaacttgaataatacagaataagaatggtaaatggacttgagcttatatactgcttttctagtctttccaactactcaaagcgcttttacaccacagaagaagatattacaatatataaaatagaatttaaaaatgtagaaaacacaaaaggttCAATGTAGgagtgacacgcccgctgcaGTGATTTGTTGATGTTTATGTCTTTATGAGTTGACGCTGTTTGATTTCCTGGGACTCATCAGCCTCACAGTTAGTGGATCCTGTCTTCTCCAGAGATGACCACAGCCACGGTGTCTGGGACGCCCAGCAGAAGAGCGTCATCCTGAAGGAGGGCGTGGTGGAGACGGAGGGCGATGCATATGGGTACCTGAATGACACACCCTGACCACCACGGGCTGGGGCGTCCTGGAGGTCCACGCCGGGTACGGACAGACTCCTGAAACTGACGAGCTCACCTTCTTCCTGGCCGGTTACCTGGAAGGTTTCCTCACGCTCAGTAAGTCCAACGTGCCGCACGCTCCTcttatcaaatcaaatccacCGCTGAGTCTGAGGAAACACGTGTTCCACTTCAACCTTTGACAGCGTCCAGCAGGCGCCCTCATGATGAGGTCAAACACACAATCATCAAAACCTCAACATCAGTGATTATGAAACGCTttgtttaaaggttaaaggtcacttTAAGAGCAGAACCAAAACAAAGTCTGCAGACTCGGaggggacgatggagcagcttcactttgaCTCTGTATTTCATGTATTGACTCGTTTGTTCTCGTCTGTGCAGGCAGATGATGGATCACTACACCAACATGTACCCTCAGCTCATCACAGACCCAAGATCCTGGGCCCGGTGCAGAGCTTCATGGAGTGAGTCTGTTTCTCTGTCACCATCTTTCATATCGTCTGTCAGAGGGTTGAAGGTTCTCTAACATCTTCTGACCGTGGGCTTCGCGGTTCTTCTCTTTACTTCAAAACGTTTTTNNNNNNNNNNNNNNNNNNNNNNNNNNNNNNNNNNNNNNNNNNNNNNNNNNNNNNNNNNNNNNNNNNNNNNNNNNNNNNNNNNNNNNNNNNNNNNNNNNNNNNNNNNNNNNNNNNNNNNNNNNNNNNNNNNNNNNNNNNNNNNNNNNNNNNNNNNNNNNNNNNNNNNNNNNNNNNNNNNNNNNNNNNNNNNNNNNNNNNNNctctcccccccccccccccctcggtcctctctctctctctctctctctctctctctctcccccccctcggtctctctctctctctccccccccgcctcggtctctctctctctctctcccccaccccccccccccccccctcggtcctcctctctctctcatctctctctctcctctctccccccccccccctcggtctctctctctctctctctccccccctcggtctcctctctctctctctctctctctctctcctctctctctctctcccccccctcggtctctgtctctctcctctctctgtctctcctctctctctctcttgtttctctgtctctctctctctcccccccctcgctctgtctctctctctctctccccccctcggtctctctctctctctctctctctctctctctctgtttctctctcccccccccctcggtctctctctctgtctctctctctctctgttttctctgtttctctctctctgttctctctctctctgtttctctgttctctctctctgtttctctctctctctgtttctctctcccccctcggtctctgtctctctctgtttctctgtctctctctctctccccccccctcgctctgtctctctctctctctccccccctcggtctctctctctctctctctctctctctctctctctgtttctctccccccccccctcggtttctctctctctctttctccccccctcggtctctctctctctctctctctctctctctctctctctctgtttctctccccccccccctcggtctctctctctctctttctccccccctctgtctctctctctctctctctctctctctctctctgtttctctccccccccctcggtctctctctctctctttctccccccctctgtctctctctctctctctgtttctccccccccccctcggtctctctctctctctttctccccccctctctctctgactccgcCCTCATGTGTCTCCTCAGGCTTCTGGTGTCTCTGGATGATTTCTACCTCCTGGGCAGCGGCCTGATGATGACTCAGACCACCAACAACATCTTTAACTCCTCCCTCTTTGACGCCATCACTCCTAAAAGTCTTCTGGCGTGGCAGAGGGTCCGACTGGCTCACAGTCTGGCTCACAGCGGAGAGGAGTGGGCCAAAACCTTCTCCAGGTTCAACTCGGGTCAGTGATTCTACATTAGCacatcaaacaggaaacagaggatTCAAAGTAAATGCATGCTTCTCTGACCCCGCCCCCTTTAGGAACCTATAATAATCAGTACATGGTGTTGGACCGCAGTAAGGTCAAGCTGGGGTCAGCGTTGCTGATGGAGCTCTGACCGTGGTGGAGCAGATCCCCGGCCTGGTGGAGTACTCGGACCAGACTCCGGCTCTGCGCAGAGGTACAAAACACTGTCGCCATGGTTACGCTGTTTCCTCTGAGCGTGTGTTTTAACGGAGGGCGGCGGCGTCTCTTCCCGGCAGGTTACTGGCCGTCCTTCAACGTCCCCTTCCACGAGAAGATCTACACGCTGAGTGGTTACGGGCGCATGTGGGAGAAGTTCGGAGAAGACTTCTCTTATGATCTCTGTCCCAGAGCCAAGATCTTCCGTAGAGACCAGTCCAACGTGAAGGACCTGGGACTCTCTCAAGTTCATCATGAGGTTCAACggtacgagagagagagagagagagagaggagagagagagagagagagagagagagagagagagagacaaagagagagagagagagggacacagagatacagagagagagagagagagagagagagagagagagagagagagagagggagagagagggacagagagagagagagagagacaaagagagagagagagagggacacagagatacagagagagagagagagagagagagagacacagagatacagagagagagagagagagagagagagacacagagatacagagagagagagagagagagagagagaggagagagagagagagggagagagagggacacagagatacagagagagagagagagagaggagaacaaagaTGTTTAGGGGCTGAATGTTGACCTCAGTCTGCATCTTTAATGagacgtttgtttgtttgtttgtttgtttgtttgtttgtttgtttgttttcagactaCAAGAAGGATCCGTACTCTAAGGGGGACCCTTGTAAGACCATCTGCTGTCGGGGAGACCTGAGGACAGAGAAGGCTTCTCCGTCTGGTTGCTATGACACTAAGGTAGTGACCGTAACCATGGTGATGACAGTTAAAGATGTCTTCAGGGTTGCGTCTGAAAACACACCTCACTGTAGTGCACTATTGTCTTAactgtatcccacaatgcatcgGGAATAGTCATGATGATGGTCATGCTGCATCACGCGGCGTGGCTCGCCACCTGTTACGACActcaaacaggaaaataaaaaaataataataatggaaaATCAACACGCAGCAGCGAGAAGATGCTGAAACTTtgctgttgccaagcaaccaaAACATTCTCCCCTCAgtggctgtgattggctgattggTGATGAAGGTGGGATTGAAGTGAAATAACGTGACGTTCTGTAGCTTTAAGAGCGTGTTTGTGCCGTGTTGTTGCAGGTGACAGATTTCAACATGGCGGAGATGTTCAGCGCCGAGGCGTTGAACGGGCCGACCACTCAGGGAGGACTTCCTCCGTTTACCTGGGTGGGGAACTTCAGCAGCATCAGTCACCAGGGTCTGCCCCCCTCCTTCAACTTCACCTTCGTCAAGATGTACCCCCTGCTGTTCAGACCataaggggtgtgtgtgtgtgtgtgtgtgtgtgtgtgtgtgtgtgtgtgtgtgtgtgtgtgtgtgtgtgtgtgtgtgtgtgtgtgtgtgtgtgtgtgtgtgtgtgtgtgtgtgtgtgtgtgtgtgtgtgtgtgtgtgtgtgtgtgtgtgtgtgtgtgtgtgtgtgtgtgtgtgtgtgtgtgtgtgcttcaaaTGAACAATCTCCCCCGATGATTTTTTCTGTGACGTCCAAACTGAAGCTCGTTCTTCTTCCCTGAGACCAAAAAGCTGCCAACACGTTTGTGAtcagtgttttaaagtttgtctgtgcacatgtttgtttgaactttaCGTTAAGGTTGTTTGACCACGTGTCCACATGGCGTCTTTTCTTCAGTTTTAGTGAGTAGAGAGCGTTGGCAGCAGAACGCCGTCTGGAGATAAAGCTCATCGCCCAGCGTTTATTTCGCTCTGCCTTGTTTTTGCGGTCGCTCCGAGCGCTGAATTTGAAAATctttccacttttcagaaaggcgctgctGATGGTATGAACACGTACCGAAGCTTTTATAAAGACTCTTCAGTCACATTTTTAACCTGCAGTTTCTATTCATGAAAAAGAAGAACtgagtgaaatgtgttttataccTTCAGAgtttaatgattttataaactcttttttatatttcaaatctCTAATCAgtctgtgtgatgatgtcatggactgtgtgatgatgtcatggtctgtttgatgatgtcatggtcagtttgatgatgtcatggtcagtttgatgatgtcatggtcTGTGTAATGATGTCATGgtctgtgtgatgatgtcatggtctgtgtgatgatgtcatggtctgtgtgatgatgtcatggacTGTGTGAAGATGTCATGGTCTGTGTAATGATGTCATGgtctgtgtgatgatgtcatggtctgtgtgatgatgtcatcctcAGGTTTTATGTGCTCCATCAGAGTCTCTCAGgtttgtgttttgatgatgCTGCTCATCTCCGTCTTACTTCCTGTTGTgattaaagttttaaagtttttcagGACTGTCCGGTCTCCGTCTGTATTCTTGCTCTGATGTTTCCTCTGGTGCAAACTTTCATTCAGGTCATCACAGCACAGTCTGAGAATCTGTGAATTTCTCATTCCTCTTTCCAGTGAAGTCAGCGGTTAGCGTTGAACGACTTCCAGGCAGGAGTTCCTTTTCTGAGTGGCGTTAATGTCTACAACTTAAACGTTCATCTGAGTCTCAgttcaacaaaataaattaaaccaCAGCTTCACTCTCACTCTGTTTCATATCTTGTGATTTTctcactttaaaggtcacatattaaatcctcttccccatgttcctctagtctgtctacatgatgagagaagtccatcctctccgtcttctgctgctccacttttcagtaaatgtgtTCTCTGAaagttaatgttgttgtttagaaatgtatttatattttttatcagGCGGTCTTAAACTGAACAGGGAACTCTAAGATGGTCAGTGACCCGGGGCGCTGGGTAGCATAGCGGTTCTGTTGCATGCCTCATGTCCAGAAGTGGATGTTTAagtgtttccatggtaacgTGTTCATCCATACTGAGCTGTTTGTTTCCAGTTGAGGAAGATTGTTTTCTTGGCGACAGTGAGCGCGATgagtagtttgtgtttttttggtcgTTGGGAGGTGTGATTGAAAATGTGTTACCGAGAATGCGTAGTGATGGGGGAGTGGAACCGGGCAGTTTATTTGTGACTTGTGTCCAGAATGTCTGAATGGGGGATGGGCAGAAGTCATCCAAGGTTGTTAGGGGGGCTGGGCTTAATGAACAGTTATTGGAGCGGTAAAGTGAAACCCTGAAGTGTGAGTTCTGTGGTTAATCTTATACTGAATCAGTTGGAGTTTCTGTTTGTCACTGAGAAGGTGTTGTTGCAGATTATATTCCAGGTTTCATGGTCTGTTGTTGTGGATAAATCTTTTGGCTGTGTGTTTAAGAGTTTGAGGTTTGTGTCTGCTCGTGGTGATTTGTCGCTGTCGTCTTGTTTGAGGTTAAACTTCTGTGTTTGATTGGATTTGAAGATATTGGAAGTGAgatttattcttatattgtaCTTTTGAGTTAATTCTTTGAAGGGGATGAAGGTTAAGTCTTGAATGATGTGGTGAAGCTGGGGGATGTCTTGGTCCTTCCCATCGGTGAGATTCAGTGTTTTGTGGTTTTGATGAACGTCTGGGTTGTTCCATGTTGGTGTGTTCTTACAGGGTGTGGGTGTTGTGATCATTACTTTGTGAGTTTTCCACCACTCTGTTAGGGCTGTAGCGATGATATGATTTTGATAAATGGTAGGATTGATATGAGTATATATTTTCCTTGTTGCTGTTCTATGTGTAGCCATGGCCTGGATTGTTCTGTGGGGTGTATCCATCTGGTTATGATTTGTAACAGGAAGTAGTTGGTGCATCCAGTCGTCTGGTATGTTTTGGTGTTTGAAGTGTTATCTTATAGTATCAGTGGTGGAGGGAATGGGTGGTGGTAGGGCTGCTCTTTACAGAGATTGGAGTAGTGTCGGCTTAGTCCAGTTTATTGAATAGTTTCAGATTTTGGAATGTTTTTGATTCATTGTTTCTTGAAGTGAGGTTTGTGGAGTCTGTAGGTAAAGTATGATGTCGTCAGCATAAAGAGTTATCTTGTGTGTTATGTTGGACTGCTGCAGCGAGTGGTTCCATgtagagtagagagagagagtcgacATCCTCGTCTTGTTCTCCTGTGCTGAAtcttgatgacatcacactgttgCTCTCGGTGAGTTCTTTAGTGTTTTGACTCAGGTGATCCTGATTTGTTTCTGTATTCAAAGTTCTTGTGTTTGAGTTGTTGGAttagaaattatgttttttaggGGTAGGGTGCAAACTTTGGGAGCTGGTGTGTCATTagcatctgtttttttactgtCCTGATTCAGTAAAGCATGCTGACTcctgattggtcaatacagctcGGCCGACAAATGTCCTTTAAACTGAAACCAGAACACGTTACCTACTGAAAATCCAGACCCCGAGAGATCACACGCAGGTAGAGATTACTCATAATGTAATTCTCACTTTAAAGATCAGATTTTGTGAGTCAGACGGAGATCTCACTGTCAGGAGAAACCTGATCCATGGATCCAGAGCTTCATGTCAACATACTGTACGGTCAAATGACCACAGCTGAATCTAAGGTTTAATAAAGTATAGATCTGTGATGTCAGGACCTCTCTGTTCTataagcctctctctctctctgtttctgtctcgtCCTCGGGGACTCGGGTAGTGATTCGGTCTTTCCTCTGAAATAGAGGAACTGAAACGTCTGTTCAGCACTCTGCACTCATTTCACAAATCCTCCCTTTTGCATCTCATCCTCCGGGTCTCACCGCTCTCTGTCCTCAGAGGGTTTTTTTCAGGGTTTGTGTCATTAACATCGGAGGAGCGTGGCTCAGCAGCCACTTTTCAGACATGGCCAAGAAGGACTGTCCAGTGGGTGAAAAGTGGGACCTCCTCGTCAAACACTGCATCTCCAGCAGGACCATAAACAGACCTAAACCTACCGAGTGGCCCACAGGTGAGTCTCTGAACGTCTCTGTGTGGCTTTGACAAAgctctgtctctgctttttgTGTGTTGACTTGAATATCTACAGAGATACATTTAAACCCTACGCAGGGCTCCACATTGACACCTTGATACCTCCTCTGAATCAGAGCTGACTCTTTAGATGTGTTTGACTGAATGTCGCTCTGACTGTTGAACATgtgatctgtgtttttgtgttgaggTATATAATCAGTATTTTCCTCTCAGAGCCGCCCCTGCCTCCCGTGGTCCAGGTGAAATCCACGTCTCCTGCCCCTCAGTTATCCTCCATGATGTTCCTGAGTCCGGCTCTGTGGATCTGTGTGGGTCTGGGGACGGTGGTGACCATCCTGATCGCGACTCTGTtcttcatttacagaaaacacacCAGGACGAGCAGAACCCCGGGTAAGAGGATCATTTATAATCTGTATGAAATAAATCCTCACACAAAGAACAACGTATCCCAGAATCCTCAGCAGctgacagcttttttttttaaggctgttACTGAGATTCATTCTTAATGTGAAACTTCCACCTGTTGTTCTAGAAGCAGCTGCTGCTAGTTTGAGTTATAATAGTCGGTATCATGTGTCAGATACGTTCGGGTTTCAGCAGGTGAGtcattgaacaaaaacaaatcctgaCCTGAACTTCATCTTCCTCGCTCATGACACTTTGTTCAGAGTACCAGATGTTTTAATACGATGCACTCTCTGTTATTTAAACGGAGGAAAGAATCAAAACGttcagaagctttaaaaacaaacatttaaaggagcagtctgtaactctgacacctagtgtttaaaatgggtactgcagtccagtttctaaacattatagagagctgtctcccccctcctctctagagtggatgttcactcaggtcaccatgtggtggactctgaagcttcagtgtttatccagctctgcatgggtctgtaaacctttctgtgttctaacctctctccatttttcaaaagcatctccaatattgatcctagtttgagcacgtttctgctcgtggagcttattagaaacatgcagaggctttttaggtcgggtacaatcacttctatctgaaccacttcacctgttgacctgataactgctctcatatctggcaaaccgaggggcgtccaaaatggcc
This Labrus bergylta chromosome 16, fLabBer1.1, whole genome shotgun sequence DNA region includes the following protein-coding sequences:
- the LOC109979350 gene encoding LOW QUALITY PROTEIN: phospholipase-B 81 (The sequence of the model RefSeq protein was modified relative to this genomic sequence to represent the inferred CDS: inserted 1 base in 1 codon; deleted 1 base in 1 codon) — its product is MCLLRLLVSLDDFYLLGSGLMMTQTTNNIFNSSLFDAITPKSLLAWQRVRLAHSLAHSGEEWAKTFSRFNSGTYNNQYMVLDRSKVKLGXSVADGALTVVEQIPGLVEYSDQTPALRRGYWPSFNVPFHEKIYTLSGYGRMWEKFGEDFSYDLCPRAKIFRRDQSNVKDLDSLKFIMRFNDYKKDPYSKGDPCKTICCRGDLRTEKASPSGCYDTKVTDFNMAEMFSAEALNGPTTQGGLPPFTWVGNFSSISHQGLPPSFNFTFVKMYPLLFRP
- the LOC110002307 gene encoding tumor necrosis factor receptor superfamily member 13C, which produces MAKKDCPVGEKWDLLVKHCISSRTINRPKPTEWPTEPPLPPVVQVKSTSPAPQLSSMMFLSPALWICVGLGTVVTILIATLFFIYRKHTRTSRTPDDSEKQREPVVLPSQPPCSAHLHPGAQTGWEWEEDFTTCRCPPMHAGTRVERGLEHRVPLPATELGGTVLVTTKTV